A single region of the Sphingobium sp. EP60837 genome encodes:
- a CDS encoding COX15/CtaA family protein produces the protein MTAIALRRPAMSAPRPASIARWLLAVAALVFCMVVVGGITRLTESGLSITQWKPIAGAIPPITHDQWMEAFRLYQQIPEYQQLRQGMTLSDFQFIFFWEWVHRLLGRLIGVAFALPLLWFAWRRAIPIGYGLRLVALLALGGLQGAIGWWMVKSGLSVRTDVSHYRLAIHLLTALFIMGGLIWTALDLRAVARDPSARPAILPPFALLVLLVLFVQLLFGAFTAGLDAGYVSNSWPLMNDHLVPEGIEWLGSLWATISNDPYLVHFIHRWWAWVAAAMLILLARKAKRAGQRGASIAINAAVGTQVALGIATVVSGIALPLAVLHQAVGALVVASAAWGSHAVGARRA, from the coding sequence ATGACCGCCATCGCTCTCCGTCGCCCGGCCATGTCCGCTCCCCGCCCTGCATCCATCGCCCGCTGGCTGCTTGCTGTCGCGGCGCTGGTTTTCTGCATGGTGGTGGTCGGCGGCATCACGCGCCTGACCGAATCGGGCCTTTCGATCACTCAGTGGAAGCCCATTGCCGGGGCCATTCCACCGATCACGCACGACCAGTGGATGGAGGCGTTCCGCCTCTATCAGCAGATCCCCGAATATCAGCAGCTTCGGCAGGGCATGACCCTGTCCGATTTCCAGTTCATCTTTTTCTGGGAATGGGTGCACCGGCTGCTCGGCCGCCTGATCGGCGTCGCTTTCGCGCTGCCCCTGCTGTGGTTTGCCTGGCGCCGGGCCATCCCTATCGGTTATGGTCTGCGCCTTGTCGCGCTGCTCGCGCTCGGCGGGCTTCAGGGTGCGATCGGCTGGTGGATGGTGAAATCCGGCCTCTCGGTGCGCACCGATGTCAGCCATTACCGGCTCGCCATTCATCTCCTGACGGCGCTCTTCATCATGGGCGGGCTCATCTGGACCGCCCTCGATCTGCGCGCGGTTGCGCGTGATCCATCCGCCCGACCTGCAATCCTGCCGCCATTTGCGCTGCTCGTGCTGCTGGTCCTGTTCGTCCAGCTGCTGTTCGGCGCTTTCACCGCCGGGCTGGACGCGGGTTATGTCTCCAATAGCTGGCCGCTCATGAACGACCATTTGGTGCCTGAGGGCATCGAGTGGCTGGGCTCGCTCTGGGCTACGATCTCCAACGACCCCTATCTCGTCCACTTCATCCACCGTTGGTGGGCCTGGGTCGCAGCCGCCATGCTGATCCTGCTCGCGCGCAAGGCAAAGCGGGCGGGGCAGCGTGGCGCGTCGATCGCGATCAATGCCGCTGTCGGGACGCAGGTTGCGCTCGGCATCGCTACGGTTGTCAGTGGCATCGCTCTGCCGCTCGCGGTGCTGCATCAAGCGGTCGGCGCGCTGGTAGTCGCGTCTGCCGCCTGGGGCTCGCATGCCGTGGGGGCGCGCCGGGCATGA
- a CDS encoding general stress protein CsbD has product MGELTDKAKAAGNKAAGAIKESVGRNQGDADLAAEGKAQKAKGTAQDIKGSIKGALGDDI; this is encoded by the coding sequence ATGGGCGAACTAACCGACAAGGCGAAGGCCGCTGGCAACAAGGCGGCTGGCGCCATCAAGGAAAGCGTAGGCCGCAATCAGGGCGATGCCGACCTGGCCGCCGAGGGCAAGGCGCAAAAGGCCAAGGGCACGGCGCAGGATATCAAGGGTTCGATCAAGGGCGCGCTCGGCGACGACATCTGA
- the rpsI gene encoding 30S ribosomal protein S9, producing the protein MSDNRQSLSDLASLTANAPAAADAVAADAPIAPVQPSAPLRAQEIDSLGRAYATGRRKDAVARVWVKPGTGKITVNGRDQEVYFARPTLRLVINQPFGVTEREGQYDVIATVKGGGLSGQAGAVKHGIAQALSKYEPALRSAVKAEGFLTRDSRVVERKKYGKAKARRSFQFSKR; encoded by the coding sequence ATGTCCGATAACCGCCAGTCCCTGTCCGACCTCGCGTCGCTGACCGCCAACGCTCCGGCCGCTGCCGATGCCGTCGCTGCTGACGCCCCGATCGCTCCGGTTCAGCCCTCGGCTCCGCTGCGCGCCCAGGAAATCGACAGCCTCGGCCGCGCCTACGCCACCGGCCGCCGCAAGGACGCCGTCGCCCGCGTCTGGGTGAAGCCCGGCACCGGCAAGATCACGGTCAACGGCCGCGATCAGGAAGTCTATTTCGCCCGTCCGACCCTGCGTCTGGTCATCAACCAGCCGTTCGGCGTCACCGAGCGTGAAGGCCAGTATGACGTGATCGCCACCGTCAAGGGCGGCGGTCTGTCGGGTCAGGCCGGCGCCGTGAAGCACGGCATCGCCCAAGCTCTGTCGAAGTACGAACCGGCGCTGCGCAGCGCGGTCAAGGCGGAAGGCTTCCTGACCCGCGACAGCCGCGTCGTCGAGCGTAAGAAGTACGGTAAGGCCAAGGCCCGTCGTAGCTTCCAGTTCTCGAAGCGCTAA
- the rplM gene encoding 50S ribosomal protein L13 produces the protein MKALMKTTKPATPATVEKKWILIDAEGLVVGRLASTVANILRGKHKTSFTPHVDCGDNVIIINADKVKFTGRKLTDKVYYKHTGYAGGIKETTPAKILEGRFPERVLEKAVERMIPRGPLGRQQMRNLRIFAGAEHPHEAQNPEVLDFASRNRKNKVGA, from the coding sequence ATGAAGGCGCTGATGAAGACCACTAAGCCGGCAACCCCGGCCACGGTCGAAAAGAAGTGGATCCTGATCGACGCGGAAGGTCTCGTCGTCGGCCGCCTCGCCTCGACCGTCGCGAACATCCTTCGCGGCAAGCACAAGACGTCCTTCACCCCCCACGTTGATTGCGGTGACAATGTCATCATCATCAACGCGGACAAGGTGAAGTTCACCGGCCGCAAGCTTACCGACAAGGTCTATTACAAGCACACAGGCTACGCCGGCGGCATCAAGGAAACCACGCCTGCCAAGATTCTGGAAGGCCGTTTCCCCGAGCGCGTCCTTGAAAAGGCCGTTGAGCGCATGATCCCCCGTGGTCCGCTCGGCCGTCAGCAGATGCGCAACCTGCGCATCTTCGCCGGTGCTGAACATCCGCACGAAGCGCAGAACCCCGAAGTGCTCGATTTCGCGTCGCGCAACCGCAAGAACAAGGTGGGTGCATAA
- a CDS encoding hybrid sensor histidine kinase/response regulator: MTAANNIAGMIAAQGPLGELTTRIGEQSPLGPVDQWSPALISTVRLMLSSKAEIVLFWGPDLCALYNEAYAPTIGDKHPAVLGRPAREGWAELWQDLEPLLLSVVEKGETVHAKDRPFYIERDGGRGEEVFFDISYSPVFESDGSIGGALCIVSETTQRVKAEREMLAERNRLWTLARDPFLVADMTGTWLSASPAWTDILGWSEDELIGRTSEWMEHPEDVARVRNELETLQQGVPTLRFENRFRAKDGSYRNFSWTAVPDNGLIYCVARDVTEQRAHSRALAEAEAALRQAQKMETLGQLTGGVAHDFNNLLQVVTGNLELLQRGLKNNDRLRRAAENAMAGAERAAMLTQRLLAFSRRQPLTPERADPNRLVSGMSDLLGRTLGETIEVETIQTARVWPVEIDVNQMENALLNLAVNARDAMPGGGKLTIEVANTHIDDHYAAQEEEVTPGQYVLISMSDTGHGMDPDTLRHAIEPFFTTKEVGRGTGLGLSMVYGFIKQSGGHIRVYSEVGQGTSIKIYLPRHHGPVPANDRAEGSPRLPHGGGHETVLVCEDDDKVRAYAVEVLNELGYRVIEANNGAAALDALDRATPPVDLLFTDVVLPGGMTGADVAREAALRRPDLKILFATGYARNAIFHHGRLDPGVELLTKPFTYADLAGKVREMLDRQETRQVG; this comes from the coding sequence ATGACGGCGGCGAACAACATCGCCGGGATGATCGCGGCGCAAGGCCCGCTAGGCGAACTGACCACCCGTATCGGCGAACAGTCGCCATTGGGTCCGGTCGATCAATGGTCGCCCGCCCTGATATCGACAGTGCGACTGATGCTGTCGTCCAAGGCCGAGATCGTGCTGTTTTGGGGTCCGGATCTTTGCGCGCTTTACAATGAAGCATATGCCCCGACCATTGGCGACAAGCACCCCGCCGTGCTGGGCCGCCCCGCGCGCGAAGGCTGGGCCGAGTTGTGGCAAGATCTTGAGCCCCTGCTGCTGTCCGTCGTCGAGAAAGGCGAGACGGTCCATGCAAAGGACCGCCCTTTTTATATCGAGCGTGACGGCGGTCGAGGCGAAGAGGTGTTTTTCGACATCAGCTATTCGCCCGTATTCGAAAGCGACGGGTCCATCGGCGGCGCGCTGTGCATCGTCAGCGAAACCACGCAACGCGTGAAGGCCGAGCGCGAAATGCTGGCCGAACGCAATCGTTTGTGGACGCTGGCGCGAGACCCTTTCCTGGTGGCGGACATGACGGGCACATGGCTGTCGGCCAGCCCCGCCTGGACGGACATATTGGGCTGGAGCGAGGACGAACTGATCGGCCGGACGTCGGAATGGATGGAGCATCCCGAGGACGTCGCGCGCGTACGCAACGAACTGGAGACGCTGCAGCAAGGGGTGCCGACGCTGCGGTTCGAAAATCGCTTTCGGGCGAAGGATGGCAGCTATCGCAACTTCAGCTGGACGGCGGTGCCCGACAATGGACTAATCTATTGCGTAGCGCGCGACGTTACCGAGCAGCGCGCTCATAGCAGGGCGCTGGCAGAGGCGGAGGCGGCGCTACGGCAGGCGCAGAAGATGGAGACGCTGGGCCAACTGACCGGCGGCGTCGCCCATGACTTCAACAATCTGCTACAGGTCGTGACCGGCAATCTGGAACTTTTGCAACGCGGCCTGAAGAACAACGATCGACTGCGCCGGGCGGCGGAAAATGCGATGGCCGGGGCCGAGCGGGCCGCGATGCTGACGCAGCGGCTGCTGGCCTTTTCCCGCCGCCAGCCGCTGACGCCCGAGCGAGCCGATCCCAATCGGCTGGTCAGTGGCATGTCGGACCTACTGGGGCGCACGCTGGGCGAGACGATCGAGGTGGAGACGATCCAGACGGCGCGCGTCTGGCCGGTGGAGATCGACGTCAACCAGATGGAAAATGCGCTGTTGAACTTGGCAGTCAACGCGCGCGACGCGATGCCGGGTGGCGGCAAGCTGACGATCGAAGTCGCCAACACGCACATCGACGACCATTATGCCGCCCAGGAAGAAGAGGTGACGCCGGGGCAATATGTGCTGATCAGCATGTCGGATACGGGCCACGGCATGGACCCCGATACGTTGCGACATGCGATCGAGCCGTTTTTCACGACAAAGGAGGTCGGACGCGGCACGGGCCTGGGCCTGTCGATGGTCTATGGCTTCATCAAACAGTCGGGCGGTCATATCCGCGTCTATTCGGAGGTCGGTCAGGGGACCAGCATCAAGATCTACCTGCCGCGCCATCATGGGCCTGTGCCAGCCAATGACCGGGCGGAGGGAAGCCCACGGTTACCGCATGGCGGCGGCCATGAAACGGTGCTGGTATGCGAGGATGACGACAAGGTGCGCGCCTATGCCGTCGAGGTGCTGAACGAACTAGGTTATCGCGTGATAGAGGCCAATAACGGCGCAGCCGCGCTGGATGCGCTGGACCGCGCCACACCGCCGGTCGATCTGCTCTTTACCGATGTGGTGCTGCCCGGCGGGATGACGGGCGCGGACGTGGCGCGGGAAGCGGCGCTTCGGCGGCCGGATCTCAAGATATTGTTCGCGACCGGCTATGCACGCAACGCGATCTTCCACCACGGGCGGCTGGACCCGGGCGTCGAGTTGCTGACCAAGCCTTTCACCTATGCCGATCTGGCGGGAAAGGTACGGGAAATGCTGGACCGGCAAGAGACGCGGCAGGTGGGGTAA
- the cutA gene encoding divalent-cation tolerance protein CutA yields the protein MSGVALVYTLFGSAEAAERVARQLVEERLAACANILAQGTSIYEWNGVLEMSAEVPVLFKTTPSRRDALMARIAELHDYDVPAILALPVEMADLSYAKWVAEQIAK from the coding sequence ATGAGCGGGGTGGCGCTCGTCTATACGCTGTTCGGTTCGGCCGAAGCCGCCGAGCGCGTCGCGCGCCAGCTTGTTGAGGAGCGTCTGGCCGCATGCGCCAACATATTGGCTCAGGGCACGTCCATCTATGAATGGAACGGCGTCCTGGAAATGTCGGCCGAGGTGCCGGTGCTGTTCAAGACCACCCCGTCGCGCCGCGACGCGCTGATGGCGCGGATCGCCGAACTTCACGACTATGATGTGCCTGCAATCCTCGCTCTGCCGGTCGAAATGGCCGATCTCAGCTACGCAAAATGGGTCGCCGAGCAGATCGCGAAATGA